One genomic region from Ovis canadensis isolate MfBH-ARS-UI-01 breed Bighorn chromosome 6, ARS-UI_OviCan_v2, whole genome shotgun sequence encodes:
- the NPY1R gene encoding neuropeptide Y receptor type 1, with product MNSTSFSQVENHSIYYNFSEKNSRFLAFENDDCHLPLAMIFTLALAYGAVIILGVSGNLALIIIILKQKEMRNVTNILIVNLSFSDLLVAIMCLPFTFVYTLMDHWVFGEAMCKLNPFVQCVSITVSIFSLVLIAVERHQLIINPRGWRPSNRHAYVGIAVIWVLAVASSLPFLIYQVLTDEPFQNVTLDAFKDKYVCFDKFPSDSHRLSYTTLLLVLQYFGPLCFIFICYFKIYIRLKRRNSMMDKMRDNKYRSSEAKRINVMLLSIVVGFAVCWLPLTIFNTVFDWDHQIIATCNHNLLFLLCHLTAMISTCVNPIFYGFLNKNFQRDLQFFFSFCDFRSRDDDYETIAMSTMHTDVSKTSLKQASPVAPKKIHTDDNEKI from the exons ATGAATTCAACATCATTTTCTCAGGTGGAAAATCATTCAATCTATTATAACTTTTCAGAGAAGAATTCCCGGTTTTTGGCTTTCGAAAATGATGATTGTCACCTGCCCTTGGCCATGATATTCACGTTAGCACTTGCTTACGGAGCTGTGATCATTCTTGGGGTCTCTGGAAACCTGGCTTTGATCATCATCATCTTGAAGCaaaaagagatgagaaatgtCACCAACATCCTGATTGTGAACCTTTCCTTCTCAGACTTGCTTGTGGCCATCATGTGTCTTCCCTTCACATTTGTCTACACGCTGATGGACCACTGGGTTTTTGGTGAGGCAATGTGCAAGTTGAACCCCTTTGTGCAGTGCGTTTCCATCACTGTGTCCATCTTCTCTCTGGTCCTTATCGCCGTGGAACGGCATCAGCTGATTATCAATCCTCGGGGTTGGAGACCAAGTAATAGACATGCATACGTAGGTATTGCGGTCATCTGGGTCCTTGCTGTGGCTTCTTCTCTGCCCTTCCTGATCTATCAAGTATTGACAGATGAGCCCTTCCAAAATGTGACCCTTGATGCGTTCAAGGACAAATACGTCTGCTTTGATAAATTTCCATCAGACTCTCACCGGCTGTCTTATACCACTCTCCTCTTGgtgctacagtactttggcccgctctgttttatatttatttgctaCTTCAAG ATATACATAcgcttaaaaagaagaaacagcatgATGGACAAGATGAGAGACAATAAGTACAGGTCCAGTGAAGCCAAAAGAATCAACGTCATGCTGCTGTCCATCGTGGTGGGGTTTGCCGTCTGCTGGCTGCCTCTCACCATCTTCAACACTGTGTTTGACTGGGACCATCAGATCATTGCTACCTGCAACCATAATCTGTTGTTCCTTCTCTGCCACCTCACAGCCATGATCTCCACGTGCGTCAACCCCATATTTTATGGCTTCCTGAACAAAAATTTCCAGAGAGACCTGCAGTTCTTCTTTAGCTTTTGTGATTTCCGGTCTCGGGATGATGACTATGAGACCATCGCCATGTCCACCATGCACACAGATGTTTCTAAAACATCTCTGAAGCAAGCAAGCCCAGTCGCACCTAAAAAGATCCACACTGATGATAATGAAAAAATCTGA